TCGCTCGCGTGCGAGGCGCACTGCGGTGTGCCGGTTCTCCGCACCCAGTTTCGCCGCCGCCGCCGAGAGGTAGTTGCGGACCGTGCCCGGTGACAGCGAGGCCCGCTCGGCGATCTCCGCGACCGGTGCCCCGTCCTCGGCGAGTTCCAGCACCTCCGCCTCGCGCGCGGTGAGCGGGGAGTCCCCGGCGGAGATGGCGTCGGCGGCCAACTCGGGGTCGACGTAACGGTTTCCCTCGTGCACCGTACGGATGATCTCGGCGAGGCGCCGGGCGCTGACCGTCTTGGGCACGAAGCCGCGCACCCCGGCGGCGAGCGCTCGCTTGAGATGGCCGGGACGGCCGTGACTGGTCACGATCATCGTCCGGCAGCCGGGCAACTCGGCCGTCAGTGATGTGGCGACCTTCACACCGTCGCCGCCGGGCATCCGGAGATCCAGGACGGCCACGTCCGGCCGGTGCGAGCGGGCCATCGCCAGCGCCTCCGTACCGGATGCGGCCTCCGCGACGACGAGCAGATCGTCCTCGAGCGCGAGCAGCGCGGCGAGCGCGCCACGGATCAGATGCTCGTCGTCGGCCAGCAGCACCCGTACGCGATCCTGCGTCACGCCCAGTCCCTCCTCGCGTTCTCGCTCTCCGTTCCGCTTGTCCCGTACGTCACACCACGGCGCCCCGTTCCGTTCCGCCGGGTTCCCCGCCAGGCGCGCGTTCGTCCGTCGTGCTCCCGCCCGTGGCGGGTTCGTCCGCCGCGCCTCCGGCCTCCGCGGGTTCGTCCGTCCCGCCGGGCGGTGCGGGCGGCTCCTGCCTCGGCACGTCGGGCGTGCCCCCCGCTGGGACCGGCACCCGTGCGGTGAGGCGGAAGCGGGCGCCCGGGGCGGGGCCCGCGGTCAGCGTGCCGCCCAGTGCGGCCAGACGCTCCCGCAGCCCGGTGAGACCGGTCCCGGGGGCGCCGGGGGCGGCCGGAGCCCGGACACCGTCGTTCTCCACGGTCAGGACCGCGGCGCCGAACGTCGTCGTGAGCCCGATGGCGCACTGCGCGGCGTCCCCGTGGCGCAGTACGTTCGTCGTGGCCTCGCGGACGACCCAGGCGAGCGCGGACTGGATCTCCACCGGAAGGTCGTCGGCCGTCCGCCCGTCCTCCGGCGATCCGATCGTGCAGCTGATTCCCGCGGCACCCAACACCCCTCGGGCCCCGTCCAGTTCGGTCCGCAGATCCGCGCCCCGGTAGCCGCGTACGACGTCCCGGACCTCGCGCTGGGACTCCCGGGCGATGCGCTGCACTTCGGTCATCTGCTCCAGCGCCCGGTGCTCGCCGCCGCGTTGCGCGAGCTGTACGGCGAGTTCGCTCTTCAGCGCGATCACCGCGAGACTGCGGCCCAGTACGTCGTGCAGGTCCCGGCCGAACCGCAGCCGCTCCTCCGCGACCGCGAGTCGCGCCTGCACGTCGCGGGCCTCGCGCAGCTCCCACATCACCCCGAGGACCCACATCGAGACCCGGGCGGTGAAGGCGAGCCAGCCGATGGTGAAGGCTACGGTCCCGAGGGTGACCAGGGACTCCGCGGCGCCCCGGCCGGTCAGCGGCACCAGCACGCCCAGCAGGGCCAGCACGCCCCCGTGGATCAGTACCGTGGTGCGTCGCCGCACGATCAGGCAGTGCGCCGTCGCGAACGGGACGAGGGCGGTCGACAGCGCCATGGGCAGCATCCCCTTCATCCCGACCGTCGCCGCCAGCCACAGCACCGTGCCGGTCGCCAGGGCCGTCATGAACGCGGCCCGGCCCACCAGCCTCCGGGGGACCGGCCCCTGTCCCAGATAGGCGTCCATCGCCTGACGCGCCAGCAGGGTGGAGACCACGCCGTTCGCCACCGCGAGCAGCGGGGCGCCGACGGCCGCCACGGGGTGTGCGCCGGTGCGGACGGGCCGGGTCAGCATGAGCAGCGTCAGCGCGAGCAGCGCCACCCAGACGAGGAGGTACACGGTGCCGCGTGTGTAGAGGTCCACCTTGGCGAGCCCGCTGCGCCCGCTCCAGTCCCGTACCCGCACCCGGGACACCCCCGATCTTCCCGTCCTCAGCGCCGCGGCTCCCAGCGGAACCACCGTCGCACAGCAAACACCGAGATCGCGGTCCAGGCCAGCGCGTTGAGCGCCGCCCCGGTGAGCTGTGCCGCGTCCGCACCGCCGCCGACGCCGGCCTCCACCAGGCGCATCACTCCGGTCATCGGCAGCAGTTCGCACACCGAGGCGACCCGGTCCGGCAGCACGTCGAGCGGGATGAACAGCCCGGAGCCGCCCGCCGAGACCATGAACAGCGGAAGGGTGGTGATCTGCGCACTCTCCACGGTCCGGGTGATCGCGGAGGTCGCGGCGGCCAGGGCCGTCATCACGACGGTGCCCAGCAGCGCTCCGACGACGAGGAGTTCGGGCCGCCGGGGGGCGTCCGCGCCGAGGAGCACGACCCCGGCGGCGACCACCAGGACGCTCTGCGCAAGTGCGAGCGCGGCCGCGGGCAGCGCCGTCCCGGCCAGGATCTCCGTGTCGGACACCTCGCCGGTCCGCAGCCGCTTGAGCACCAGCTCCTCGCGCCGGGCGACGAAGGCCGAGGTGAGATTGAGGTACACGACCAGGATCAGCACCATGCCGACTCCCCCGGTCATGAGGGCTTCCGCGATGCTCAGGCCGGCTCCCGCGAGATCCATCCCGCCGAGCGTCCCGCGCAGGGCGCCCACCATCGCGACGGGCATGAGCAGTGCGACGAACAGGGCGGTCCGGTTCCTCACGAGGAGTATCAGCTCGGCCCGGCCCAGGGCGCCCAGCCGTCCGGCGGCCGTGGTCCCGGCTCCGGACCCGCCCGGGGCCCTCGTCCCCCGACTCGCCCTGCTCTGGCCCGCCGTCTTGGTCGGTGCGGTGTCCGCATGCGTGGTGTTCGTGTGCGTGGTGTTCGTGTTCACAGGGCACCTGCCAGTTCCGTGTCCGTGCCCGGCCGGGCGATCTCCAGGAACGCCTCCTCGAGCGAGGCGGAGCGGGCGTCGAGGCGGTCGAGTCGTACGCCGGACTCGTCCGCCCAGCGCAGCAGTTCGCCGAGCGAGCGCTGCAGTTCACGGGTGCGGATCTCGACCCGCTGCCCGTCCGCGGCGGCCCGCAGTGTGAGCGGCAGCCGGGAGGCGGGCACCTCCCGCGGCAGGACGAAGCGGATGCGCGACGGCCGCGAGGCGGTCACCTCGTCCGGGGTGCCGGTGGCGACGATCCGCCCGGCGTGCATGATCGCCAGCCGGTCGGCCAGGCTTTCCGCCTCCTCCAGGTAGTGCGTGGTCAGCACCACGGTCGTGCCGGCGTCCCGCAGTTCCCGCACCAACTGCCAGGTGTCGCGGCGCCCTTCGGCGTCGAGGCCGGTCGTCGGCTCGTCGAGGAAGAGGACCTCGGGCCGGCCGAGCAGGGCCAGCGCGAGGTCGAGCCTGCGCCGTTCGCCGCCGGACAGTTGCTTGACCCGGACGCCGGACCGCCGCCCGAGACCCACGAGCTCCAGCGCCTCCCCCGCGGGGCGGGCATGGCTGGTGCAGCCGGCCCACATCCGCACCGTCTCGGCGGCCGTCAGGTCGGAGGGGAATCCACCCTCCTGGAGCATGACCCCGATCCGGGGCCGTACGGCGGCCCGTTCGCGGTACGGATCGCGGCCGAGGACGTGCACGGTGCCGGCGCTCGGGAGGGCGAGTCCCTCCAGCAGTTCGACCGTGGAGGTCTTGCCGGCGCCGTTCGTCCCGAGCAGCGCGAACAGTTCGCCGCGCCCCACTGAGAAGGTGATTCCGCTCACGGCCTCGAACCCACCGCGGTAACCGCGGCGCAGTCCGGCTGCCTCGATCACGTGCCCATCGCTGTTCATGGATCCAGCGTTCCGCCGGACCCCGGCCGTCGGCAGTGCGCCCTGTCATCGGCGCGCATGACAAATGTCAGAACCGGTGGGCGGCACGGGGAAGGAAAGAGGCGGAGGGGGATACGACGAAGGCCCCGGTCGAGATGACCGGGGCCTTCTTACTGGAGCGGACGACGAGATTCGAACTCGCGACCCTCACCTTGGCAAGGTGATGCTCTACCAACTGAGCCACGTCCGCATGCTCCCGCTCAGCTCTCACTGGCGGTGCGTCCACCACTCTACCTGATCCACCGAGGTGGTCGGTACGTGATGCGGAGCGGGTGACAGGAATTGCACACTGCGCCTTCCCTCTGGAAGAGGGCTGTTCTACTACTGAACTACACCCGCACGCTCCGTGAGGTCCGGCCCTCCGGCCTCGCCCCTCGGCGTGATCCAGACTCTAGCCCACCTGCGGGGGTGCGGCGCAACTCGGTTCTCGCCGGTGCCGGTCCGGGGTGTCTTCTCCCGCCGTGCGGGCGGGTGTTCAGCTCGCCTCCCGGAAGGCCTCGTACACGCGCTTGGGGATCCGGCCGCGCGCCGGCACGTCCATCTTGTTGGACTGCGCCCAGGCCCGGACCGCGGCCGGGGCGGGGGCGAGGTCGGTGCGCCGGTACTCCCTGCGCGTCCGACCGGCGTGCCGGGCCGCCTTGCGTCCCGCCGCCATGTAGGGCGCGAGGGCGGTGCGAAGTTTCTCTGCATTGGCGGGATTGAGGTCGATCTCGTACGACTTCCC
The genomic region above belongs to Streptomyces marianii and contains:
- a CDS encoding response regulator transcription factor — protein: MTQDRVRVLLADDEHLIRGALAALLALEDDLLVVAEAASGTEALAMARSHRPDVAVLDLRMPGGDGVKVATSLTAELPGCRTMIVTSHGRPGHLKRALAAGVRGFVPKTVSARRLAEIIRTVHEGNRYVDPELAADAISAGDSPLTAREAEVLELAEDGAPVAEIAERASLSPGTVRNYLSAAAAKLGAENRHTAVRLARERGWV
- a CDS encoding sensor histidine kinase, which encodes MSRVRVRDWSGRSGLAKVDLYTRGTVYLLVWVALLALTLLMLTRPVRTGAHPVAAVGAPLLAVANGVVSTLLARQAMDAYLGQGPVPRRLVGRAAFMTALATGTVLWLAATVGMKGMLPMALSTALVPFATAHCLIVRRRTTVLIHGGVLALLGVLVPLTGRGAAESLVTLGTVAFTIGWLAFTARVSMWVLGVMWELREARDVQARLAVAEERLRFGRDLHDVLGRSLAVIALKSELAVQLAQRGGEHRALEQMTEVQRIARESQREVRDVVRGYRGADLRTELDGARGVLGAAGISCTIGSPEDGRTADDLPVEIQSALAWVVREATTNVLRHGDAAQCAIGLTTTFGAAVLTVENDGVRAPAAPGAPGTGLTGLRERLAALGGTLTAGPAPGARFRLTARVPVPAGGTPDVPRQEPPAPPGGTDEPAEAGGAADEPATGGSTTDERAPGGEPGGTERGAVV
- a CDS encoding ABC transporter permease, which encodes MNTNTTHTNTTHADTAPTKTAGQSRASRGTRAPGGSGAGTTAAGRLGALGRAELILLVRNRTALFVALLMPVAMVGALRGTLGGMDLAGAGLSIAEALMTGGVGMVLILVVYLNLTSAFVARREELVLKRLRTGEVSDTEILAGTALPAAALALAQSVLVVAAGVVLLGADAPRRPELLVVGALLGTVVMTALAAATSAITRTVESAQITTLPLFMVSAGGSGLFIPLDVLPDRVASVCELLPMTGVMRLVEAGVGGGADAAQLTGAALNALAWTAISVFAVRRWFRWEPRR
- a CDS encoding ABC transporter ATP-binding protein; amino-acid sequence: MNSDGHVIEAAGLRRGYRGGFEAVSGITFSVGRGELFALLGTNGAGKTSTVELLEGLALPSAGTVHVLGRDPYRERAAVRPRIGVMLQEGGFPSDLTAAETVRMWAGCTSHARPAGEALELVGLGRRSGVRVKQLSGGERRRLDLALALLGRPEVLFLDEPTTGLDAEGRRDTWQLVRELRDAGTTVVLTTHYLEEAESLADRLAIMHAGRIVATGTPDEVTASRPSRIRFVLPREVPASRLPLTLRAAADGQRVEIRTRELQRSLGELLRWADESGVRLDRLDARSASLEEAFLEIARPGTDTELAGAL
- a CDS encoding histone-like nucleoid-structuring protein Lsr2; amino-acid sequence: MAQRVVVTLFDDIDGGAAAETVSFGLDGKSYEIDLNPANAEKLRTALAPYMAAGRKAARHAGRTRREYRRTDLAPAPAAVRAWAQSNKMDVPARGRIPKRVYEAFREAS